CCAGCATCGACTGGACGAAGAAGATCGACCGCTGGAGCGAGTCGTTGGCGTGGAACCAGTGGTTGGTCCCCTCGCCGGTGAACCACTGGGCGCGCTCGGCGTCGGCGAACTCCCGGGCAGTCTTCCGGAGCGCGTCGGCCGGGATCGTGGTGATCTCCGCGACCGTCTCGGGGTCGTAGTTCTCCATCACGTTGTCCCGCTGGCGGGCGAAGTCGCTCCGGACGGCGACGCTCCCGCCGTCGGCAAGCGAGATGTCAGTGTCGACGTCCAGTTGCGGCGCGACCGGCATCTCGTCGCCGACCGTCTCCCGGTCGACCGCGACCGGCGAGCCCGACTGATCGAGGACGACGAACTCCCCCCAGTCGTGTTCGTCCTCCTCTGCCGGCGGGTCGTGGTCCGCGAACACCTCGTGGGCGCGGAGATACTTCCCGTCGTCCTCCCGAACGAGCAGCGGGAGGCTCGTGTACCCCCGCATGAACTCGCGGTCGTACAGTTCCTCGTCGATGATGACGTGGGCCATCCCCAGCGGGACCGCGGGGTCGCTGCCCGGTCGAACCGGGAGCCAGCGGTCGCACTTCTGGACGGTCGGCGAGTAGTCGGGGTAGATGCCGACCATCTTTCCGCCCCGTTCGCGGGTCTCCTGGAGGAAGTGGTTGTCCGCGAGTTTGTTGTGGATGAGGTTCTTCCCCTGGATGATCGTGTAGTCGGCCTGCCGCCAGGCCGAGGCGTCGGCGTCGCTGGTCTGGTATCCCGTCGTGATGACGTGGCCCGGCGGGAGGTCGGCGTACCAGTCGTACTCGGTCCACTCACAGCCGCCGAAGATCGAGGCGAGCCGTCGACCCGCACCGTGGCGGGTGAACAACCCGTCGGCCTTGATCGCGTTGAAGATGTGGAACTGCTTGTTGTCCTCCAGACTGGCCATCTTCTCGGCCAGCAGGTCGAGCGCCTCGTCCCAGGAGACCCGCTCGAACTCGTCCTCGCCACGTCCTTCGGGATTGGGGTCGTCGGGAGACCACCCTTTCCGGACCATCGGATACTTGATCCGGGAGGGCTCGTAGGTGCGACGGTGCAGCGTCAGCCCCTTCATACACCCCCTCGGGTTCCAGGCCTGGCTGACGCCGGCGTCCTCGTACCCCGAAGGGCCGACCGAGGGCTCCTCGTTGTGGTAGACCTGCTCGGCCCGGATCGGGACGCCGTTTTTCATGTAGAAGTTCAGCGCACACGACTGCGTACAGTTTGGGTGACAGACCGTCCAGTCGACGTCGTCGTAGGCGTAGATGTCGTGATACACCTGTTCCCAGTCCCGGTTGGGATAGGACTGCAACGGGTTGTCGACATCCGTGACCGGGTCGGTCGCCTGTGATGCGCCCCAGCCGCTCCCGACGAGCGCGCCGACTGCACCGGCGCCGGCGGCGCTCAGGAAGTCGCGTCTGGAGAGTGTCACTCGTTCTCACCCCTGTCCGTGGACTGCCAGCGGTGTCGGTCCATGCACCACCACCTGTGGAACGGGACCGTTTGTATCGGGGTTCACATTCCAGGCGGCCGGGAAGGGGGGCGAACGTATCCGGGAGAACAGGTTTAGGATTTCGGAGAGTCAGTCGTTAGTGGGCCGTAATTGTGCGGTTCTTTAAGTTAGGGACGCGCCGGCGGGGATGTGATTCGAAGGCGGTCCCACAGCGATGGGTGGGTCGGCCGGAAACTGTGAACGTGCCCTCGCCACACGGTTACCGGCGCCTTCGGCGCCGGCGATCGTTCGAACTGTGCTTCTGTCGGCGCTGCCGGTCGAGTACGGCAGCGAGATGCATACGATGCATGAGTCCTCCGGTCGGGAATCGAACCCGCGGGGGTGTCCACCAGGACAGCGGAGGCAGTGAGACGGTGCGCCGATCACGCTCCGTCGACGACGACGGCGTTCACGTCGGTGATCCCGAAGCCGTCTTCGAGACGGGTCACGCAGGCGTCGGCGGCGGCCTCGGCCTCCGGAACGGTGACGGTCAGTGCCACGTCGGCGTCGACCCGGATGTCCGTCCAGGTCGGACGGACCCGTGTCACACGCTCGACCGAGACGTCGACGACGTCGTCGACACCGTCGATGACGCCGGCGACGCCGGTTTCGAGGTCGTCGGACCCGCCACGCGGGACGCGTACTGAGATGTCAGCCGATGCGTCGACCGGAACAGTCGCAGAGAGCGACATAATGCCGACGGCCGGAGTCGAACCGGCCCGAACGGGGCTCGCCAACCGAGCACGTCGGGGCGTCTCCGGGCGGCGGGGGCGTGCTTCGAGTCAGCGGACTCGGGATTCCCGTCGAACGGCGGAAACCCGCTGGGCGGCGATGGCTCTGGCGAGTACTCTACCGACGGCGCTCCGAATGGCGAGAGCGGGTCCGACCGAGACGATCGGATGCGCCGACCGCGGCCAGGACCAGACCGTCAGTGAACGGCCGAGTGTCGGTAACGGACCGACCCGGCGCCGCAGTGGGAGGCCGGCGCGACACGGCCTCCGTCCCACGGCGGCGGAGTGCGCCTACGTGGCGCCGAGCGGAATGGTCACCGTCCGGGTGTCCATCGGACCGTTCCGACCCGTGCCAAGAGGCGCGGCCCCGAGTGGGGCTACGAGCCCACACTCGATGGCACCCGGTCCACTGGCGTGCCAGCGGAGCGGGATCGTCGGCGACGGAGTCGGAGTAGTCCGGAGCATTGGATCACCACGTCGGTGAGAGTGACGTATTTCCACCGTGAGGTGGTGAGATATTAAAACTGTTTCACGCTAGTCAACGAGTCCCACAGTGGGTCGGACACGTTCGGCCGCGTTCCTGCGGACTGGGAACTGACGTAGTAGTATAGATAGGCTGGTCGTCTACAGACGCATGTCGGCTCCCCGCCTCGGTCGTGCGGGCGACAGCCACCAGGACAGCTACCATGCACTCGATGACCCGACGACAGTTCGCCCAGGCGACGGCCGGAATGGCCGCGCTGGGCGCTACGGCGACAGTATCGGCCCAGGAATCGCCCGACTACGGCGGCTGGTTCAGTGACGTCTCGAACTTCGAGGGCACCGTCGACAAGCGCGGCCAGGACACCGTCGAGGTTACCGTCGGCGCACAGGGCAACAACGGCGCGTTCGCGTTCGATCCGCCCGCGGTGATGGTCAACCCCGGGACGGAAGTGGTGTGGACCTGGACCGGCGAGGGTGGCGGCCACAACGTGGTCTCCGACGGCGACGGGCCACTGGATTCGGGATCGATCGTCTCCGAAGCCGACACGACCTACAGCCACACCTTCGAGAGCGAAGGGATCTACAAGTACGTCTGTACGCCACACGCCGGTTTGGGTATGAAAGGCGCTGTCGTCGTCCGGCCCGGAGAACCAAGCGGTGGCACTGCCGACAGCGGGAGCCAGTCGGCAAGCGAGACGGAGACGACGGCGTCGACCGCTAGCGAGACGGCTGCGTCCACCGACACGAACAGCGGCGGAGAGACAGACCAGCAACAGTCCGGCGGAGCCGTCACCGGCCCGCTGGGAACGTTCGCCGCGGTGATCGCGATAGCGTTCCTCTCACCGCTTGCGTTCGCTGCCCTGTTACGGCGACGGACAGACGACTGAGGACCGTGTCTCAGCGGCCGGCTCCAGTGTCCAGGGCCGTTCCACAGCCCGGACAGTAGCAGACTTCCGCACTGTTTTCGACGCGGCGTCCACAACTCGGACAGTCGATCTCGGCCGGTCCGTTCGTCGCTGCCGACGGTTCGGACTCGCTCGTCCCGGGAGCCGCCAGGCTCTCGTCGGGGCTACTCCCCGTGTCGGCGATGATCGTCTCGGCGTTCACTGGCGTCGCCGACTGATCGAACTCGGAGACGGCAGCGTACTCGTGAGCCGCCTCGAACCTCGGCACGACAGCAGTAGCTGCCCTGACGGAGTCGTCGGCTCCGTTCTCCGTGCCGGTGTCGGACACTGGGATCTCGGCACGCTCGTCGCGGTCTACGGGACCGCTAGCGGTCGGATCGGAGTCGAACTCCGGTAGCACGGCATTGCTGTCCGACTGTTCGTCGGTCTGGTTGCCACTGTTGGTCGAATCGGTGTCGGCCGCTGGCTCGAACCGCGGGATGGTATCGCCTGCGTCGCTCCTCCGGTGTGTGCCGTCACCGGATCGACGATACGCCTCGGTGGTCTCGATTATCGGCAGGACGCGGTTGCGTGACGTTCTTGCGGCCTCAGCACCGCCGGATCGCCCGTCCGTCTCGGTCGGCTGCTCACCGGGGTCGTCGGCAGACGGTACGGGTTCGGTGGGCGTGAACACTCTGGTCCCGCTGTGCTCGTCGTCCCCATCGGCTGTCTCGGAGGGGGTGGTGGTCGGACCGGTACCGTCAGCGTCGCCTGCCGAATCCGGCGTCGGATCGGATTCGGGGTCAGTCACGGCGGTTCCGTCCGCGTCACCGGTGGCCTCGGTGGCAGTATCGGCGTTCGAGACCACACGCGTGGCCGAGGACGCCGCCGACGGCTGGGCCGACTCCGGAACGCGCTGTCCGGGCCGTCGCTTGGGTGCCGAGGGGAGCCCCCGACGCTTCGCGATCGAGGCCACAGTCGTCTGTGCGAGGAGATAACACACGGAGAGAGCGATCGGGACGAACAGCGTCCCGCGGAGGAGGAGCGCCGACTCGATCCCGATCAGTGCCGTCCACGTCTGGACCGCATCGGCGACACCGGCCGTCGCGACCCGGCTCGCGAGGCGTGGATCGAGGCCGGTGACGGTCGATAGTCGGACCAGGAGTCCGACGACGACCGAGACGGCAGAGACGGCGATCATTCCGAGGAGGGTCCGCGTGAGCGAGAGCGTGTACACGCGGTGTCCGAACGCGACCGTCCGAACGAGAAAGTGGACCGTGACGACGAGCAATGCGGCGACCAACGGAAGCGACCAGCCGGAGACGACCAGCGCTGCCAGACAGCCGACGAGCGCCAGGCTCGGAACGACCAGCAACACGCCGGGTTCGGCCATCCGATAGGAGTTCGCGAGGTTGTCGTGGCGGTTGAACAGTTGCCGCTGGACGAGCGCGATGGCAGCCAGCGACGGGAGGACGATCCACGCCAGCAGCGCGAACAGTTCCAGCCCGCGGACGGGTGTCCCGGCGACCGTCGTCGCTACTGCCCGTTTCAGCGCCGGTGTCCCGGCCTCCAGAACGAGCCCGCTCGCGACGACCCAGGTAGCGTAGACCAGTGGACCACAGAGGCCGAGTGCCAGCACTCGCCACTCTTCGGCGAGCAAGGCGACGGATTCACGCAACTCACCCCCGGACATTGGATTGGTGTACTGGAACCGGATGCTTAATCTGTGGGGTTCTCCGGATGGCGAACCCTCGCGGTGACGACCTCCGAGAGGCCCAGTTCGTCGCCCGGTGCCACCGGCTCGCGGTCGCCCCGCTCCAGGAGACGGTCGTTGAGGCGCGTCGGGTTGTCACCCAGGTCGACGAGGTAGAACCCGTCGGCTTCCTTTCGAAACCGGACATGCTCCCGATGGACTCGCACGGCCTCGTCGTCCGACCGTCCGGCGTCGAGCATCGCAGCACGGATGTCGCGGCCGACACAGTCACCGTCGGTAACGGCGACCTGTCGGCCACAGACAGCTAGGCGGAGTGACTCCGGCGTATCGTTCCGGTCGCTGTCGAGTCGGCTGCCACACTCGATACAGAAGTTCGCGTCGTCGTGGGTCGCCCCACAGTCCGGACACGTCAGAGACGGGTCCTCAGCAGCCGGTTGGGCTGCTCCGTCGGATTCGTCGACGGTCGACTCGACCGACTCGCCAGCGCTGTCGGCGTCCGCTTGTGCCGCGGCCTGTTCGAGGAGTCCGAGCCGGTCCGGGTCACCGGTCGGCGAGTAGACGACCGCTCCCCCGGAACGCTCGTCTCCGGTGTCGGACTGCCACTCGCCGCATCCGGGGTTCGTACACCACCCACCGGCTGTCGTCGGATCGAACCGGACCCCACAGATCGGACACTCGACTGTCTCCCCCGTACCCGGCATTGGTTCTCGTCTCGCGTGTTCTCAGTACAGCAAGAAAACAGTTACTCACGGACGAGTCCGCCCCGGTTAGGGGTCACTCGTCGGACAACAGGGCCGTGTCTCGGTCGAGCGGTCGACGGCTCGGATCGATGTCCCGAACCGGCACCGAGTCCTCGGCCGGCGTCTCCGGGAGTCCGTCGTCGCCGAACAGCAGCACCGAGAGATTGTCTTTCCCACCTCGTTCGTTTGCCATCTCGATGAACGTCTCCCCGGCCGCCGGGAGCGAATCCGCCGACAGGACCACGTCACGGAGATTTTCGTCCGTCACCGCCTTATCACGGATGCGTTCGGCGGCGGCCTCGGACTTCCCGGAATCGACGTAGTGACGGTACAGCGCCGGCGCGTCGGTCTGTGCGTCCACGAGTCCGTCGCTGGTGACCAACACGGTGTCCTCCGCGTAGAGATCCACCGTCCGCGTGTCGACCTCGACGGTCGCCGTCGCGGCGTCCCCCCCGCCCGCTCCACCGAGTGCGCGGGTGATCTCGTTTCCCCGCGGGTGGACCTGCGATTCGAGTTCGTCGATCTCGCCCGCCTCAGCCCAGCGCTGGACCAGCGCGTGGTCTTTCGTCAGCCGGGCGATCCGCCCTGTCGCCTCGTTGACGACGTAGGTTCGACTGTCGCCGACCCATCCCAGATGGAGCCGCCCGTCTAGACAGATCCCCGCGACTGCGGTTGTATACGAGCGAGTCCCCGCGGACCCGACGTACCGCAGGATGTCGCGGTGGGTCTCGACCACGGCGTCGGTTATCGCCGATCGCAGGCTCACGGCGGTCGACTCCTCGGGTAGAACCCCGTCGTCGATCTCGATGTCGAACCGCTCCGGCCGTCCGCGGGCCGCACGGATCGCGACCGGAGCCAGTCGTTCCGCGATCCCGGTCGTCGCGAGATACGAGGCGACGTCACCGGCGTCGTGGCCCCCAGCGCCGTCGGCGAGGACGAACACGCCGACCGAGCGCGTCGACGACGGTGTCGGCTCGTCGGTCCCCCGTTCGCTCCCGATCCCGTGCCCCTCCCGATGCCCGTCCTCGAAGACCGTCATCGAGAGGCTGTCCTCGTTGATTCCGTCCCCCCGTTTGGCGTCGCCAGTGTCGTAGTGTGTGCTGTATCGCATGGTTACTCCGTATGGAACTCGAAGGTGACGCCGTAGGTGGGATGGACCAGGGCGACGAGGTCGCCCTCGTGGATCGGGACGGACTCGGGTGGCACGTGTCCGTGTCTGTCTGTCGGGTCCTCACCGACCTCCCGGAGCCGTTCCCGTCCCGATTCACACAGCACCCGTTGCCAGCCACCGCCCTGCTGGACGAACGTTCCGTTGAGGCTTCGGTCCTGGAGATACCAGTCGTCGCCCTCGATATCGAACTGGATCTGTACCGAAGAGATATACTCGTCTTTCGGGTCCTCGATCGTGATCGACGCGGGCGGCCCCGTGGCTCCGGCCCGGCCGATGGTATCGCCCGGACCGACGGTGAACCGCTTGTTCTGCTGGCGATAGACGACCGATGCCGTCTCCGGCGGCGTGGGATCTCTTGCCTCCAGAACGGCTTTCAGTACCGTCGCGTTGCTGTAGCGGTCGCGATGATCGGTCTGGGTGGCACGCTCGACGATCTCCGCGAGGTACGCCTCACAGTCGGCCCCGAACTGCTGTGGATTGATGCCGTCTTTCTCCGGAACGCTCCCTTTCAACAGAAAGAGCAGCGTCTTTCCCACCGAATAGACGTCCGACCAGGGTCCCTGTCGAACGTCAGTCCGGGTGGCGTCGGCGACCTCGCGTGGCTTGTACGGCCCGAGGATCGTCGTCCCGTTGTCCCCCGAGACCGGATCGCTCGTCGGATCGAACCCCGTCGCAGTGTTGAAATCGATCAGCGTCGGCGTGATGTCCGGCGTCAACAGGACGTTCTCCGGTTTCAGGTCCCGGTAGACGATCTCGTTCTCGTGGAGAAAGCCCATCGCGTCACAGAGGTCGATCCCGATCTGGCGGACCTGTTCGGTATCCTCGATCGGGCCGTGCCGGTCGATGACCTCGTTGAGATCCAGCCCGTCCTCGACGAGTTGCGCCACGAGAAAGGTGACCTCCCGGTCCTCGACACAGTCATAGAGGTCCATAACGTTCTCGTGGCCGCCCGCGGCGCTGACACGCCGGAGCGACTCGACTTCCTTCTGGAAGTACTCGTCGATGAGTTCCGGATCGTTCTTCGAGTCGGTGTAGTTCGGGTGTTTCAACACGACCGACTCGTTCGTCTCGCCGTCGACGGCCCGGTGGACGCGGGCGAATCCCCCCTGTCCGAGGAACTCGGTCAGTCTGTACCGGTCGGCGACGACGTCACCGGTCTGTGGTTCCCAGGGCATCAGTCACTCCTCACGCCACGTGCTACCGAGGCACTCACTCCTGGACACCCTCGTCCGTGACGACTCTGGTCGCCTCGCTCTGTTCGGCTCGCCCGCCCTCGCTCACGATCTGTGTCTGTCGTTTGGCCGCCTCGACCGCCTCGGTCCCGTCGCCGTGGATCTCGGTCATCTTCTCGATCTCGGTCTGTGCTGCCGCCACGTTGCCACGCCCCAGTTCCGTCCTGACGACCGTCTCCCGGTGGTCGATGTCGACCGTCTCGACGTGTTCGGCCAGCAGATCGTTGTCGTCGGTGTACTCGACGGTGATCTCGCCGCTAGCCGTCTCCCCACGGGCAGTCAGTGTCACGTCCGCCAGGACGACGGTTCCGGTCGTCGCCCGCTCCGGGACCCGTAGCTTCAGGACTACACACTGGGTCTCCCGGTCGAGCAGGTCCGGCAGGCGGATCGTCGCCTGGTTCCGTTCCCACTCCGGGTCGACAGTCTGAGCCTGGGGAATCGCCCGGTAGACCTCGCTGATGTCCACGCCGTTGTCGACGACCAACTCCAACTCCGCGTCCGGCGCGACGACCGAGCCCGCGTCCTCGACGGCCTCGCCGAAGAACGTCTCGATGTCGCCGGGCCGTGCCAAGTGGGTCCACTCGCCCCGAGCAGCCGTCCCGAGGCTCCTGATCGTCGCTTCCCGGTACTCCGTCCCGATACCGGCGGCTTCGATACGGATGCCCTCACGGTCGATCTCCCGGGCTAGTTCGGCGAAGTCGTCGGCGTCCTTGCGGTTGTCCTTCCCGTCCGAGAGCAACAGGATCCGTCGGACGGTGTCCTCGTCACTCGGGAGTCCGTCCAGACTGGCGTTCGCTTCGAGCAGTCCACTGTACATGTCCGTTCCACCCCCAGCACTGATCTCCGTAACGAGGTCGACTGCCGCCGTCCGATCGATCGTCCCCCAGCGGGTGGCTTCGAGTACCGTCTCGACCTCGTTGTCGAACGCGACGATCGAGAGGTAGTCGGTCGGTTCCAGGAGACCGAAGATCCACTCGGCTCCCTCACGTGCCTGTTCGATCAACTCCCCCGCCATCGATCCGCTCGCGTCGAGACAGAGCGCGATCTGTCGAGTCGGTGGTCGTTCCTGTCTCCCCGGCTCCACCTCGATTTCGGCCGTGACCGTCGTCCCACCCCGCGGAACGTACGGCCGGTTCACGTCCGTCAGGACGTTCGCAGTCATACACCTATCTGCTCCGACACGCCAGATATAGCTTTTCCCCTGGCAGGGAGAGTGTCGTTCGACGATAATTACCAGGAGTTGCGTGCGAATGATAGCCGGCTGTGGTCGGTGGTCCGATGCCGGAGCTGCTGCTGGAACGGATCGACGAGTTCGGGACACTGACCGGTTCGGAGGACCTCACAGCGCCGCCGGTTCGACCTTCCGGCCGACCCACAACAACGTCCCGACGAGCGCCACCACAGCCAGCGGGAGGAGCCACTGGAACACGGTCAGGACCCCGGCACTCGCCTGCACCCCGACAACCAGTACTATCGTCGGCCCACAGCAGGCAACCCCCGAGAGCAACCCGGGGACTCCGGCAGCAGCGCTCGCACCCGACCCGAGTCGGCAGGCGGTCGGCCCGCGCCAGGCGACGACCGATACGGCTAGGTTCAGCCCGACCAGCGTCGCCAGTCCCGCGCCGAGCAGGACGTTCAACGGCGAGACGAGCAGTTCGACCGGGCCGACGACGACGAGCGCGACCGACTCCCACTGGAATGGACCGACCGGCTGGACGGCCCGCGCCAGCGGGTCCGAAACTATCGAGAGCTCGTACCCCCACGGACCGAAACCGAGGTTGCGGAGGCCGGCCGTGTACAACAGGAAGTACGCGGCCGAAGCCACGACGAACACCGCCTTCCCGTCCCGCCGGGTGAGGGCACCGCGGGTCGCGACGAGCGTCTGCCTGACCAGTCTCCCGACCCGATCGGCGACGGGCCGTCGTTCGGCGTCAGTTGACATAGCCGGTCCCGGGGTAGAACCCCGCCCACGCGAACCACATCGCGTCGAACGCGAGTGCGCGCTCCAGCGGGAGCGAGTCGGCCGCGACCGGTTCCCCGTCGAGGCTGTAGCCGTCGGCCCGGTTCTCGACCGTGCGGCCGTCGGGGTTCGCGTAGACGTACCCGGTCGACAGGGTGTCGTCGGCAACGGCGACGTACTGCCGGCCCTGGATGGCACCGGTCAGGACGCCGGCAGCGAGCAACGACTCCTTGTCGAACGCGAGTGCGCCGTCGGCCGTCCGGGTCCCGACGACGACGGACTTCGGGTGCGCTCGGTCGTCCCGGGACAGCGGTTCGAACAACGTCCGATCACTGGCGTAGTAGCCACCTGGGGGGTTGTACTGACCGTACGGGTCGTCGCCGTACCGCCTGGTGTAGCCGGTATCTTCGGTCAGCACCTCCGTTCCGGGATGGACGGCCCGCCACTTCCCCCAGGTCGTCCAGACGACGCGGAACTCCCGGAGCGTTTCGCCGGCAAGCGGCCCGTCGATCGCCGTCGCCAGGATCTGTGGCCACCGGCTATCCGTGCCCCGATCGTACATCACGAGGTTCGAGTTGACCAGGTCGCCCGAGACGCCGAACTCCACCGGTCCACGCTCGAACCCCTGTGCGGTGCCGGTCAGCGGACAGTACGTGACCGCTACCGGGTCGCCATCGACGGTGTCGTTGACGATCTCGTGGTGGACGAGGATCCGCTGTGGGTACGCTCTGGTGTCCCCGCCACGGACGAGACCGAACACTGGTTCGCCGTCGTCGAGCGACGCTCTCTCGGCCGCTTGGAACGTCGGTTCGTCGATGGCCGGGATGCCGTCTTTCGGGACGCCGCCGCTGATCACCTCTCCGTCGAGCGTCCCGATGTCCTGAGCCAGATGCAACGATCGCTCGGCAGTCGGTGGGGGTGTCCCAGTCGCGTCACTGGTCGCTGTCGGTTCGTTCGACGACTCTTCAGCCGACGGCTCGTCACCGCCGAGACACCCCGCCACCCCGACCACGCCGGCCACGCCGACACCACGCAGGAACGACCGTCGTGTGTGCATACTCGTACTGGTGCCGGCAGACACAAAATCTCGCGGTGAGGGGCTGGTAACCTACGTCTCGAGTAGGTCCACGACGAGATCGGCGACAGCGTCGAGTTCGTCCTGGTTGACGCCGTGGCCCATCCCCTCGTAGATGCGCTCGTCGACGTCGCCGCCGAGCAGTTCGAACGTCTCGGTTGTCGCGTGGACCCGTTCGATCGGGATGTGCGGGTCGACGTCGCTACAGCCGATGAACACCGGCGTCCCTTCGATCTCACCGTCGTAGGAGTCGGGATCGACCGTCTCACCGATCAGCCCACCGCTCAGAGCCGCCAAGCCACCGTAACGCCGTGGGTTCCTGGCGACGTACTCGCTGGCCAGACACGCGCCCTGTGAGAAGCCGCCGACGAGCACCGACTCGCGCGGGATACCGGCGTCGACCGCTTGGTCGACCGCGTCCTCGACCGCCTGGAGCCCGGAGCTACGGCCCGGTT
Above is a window of Haloarcula halophila DNA encoding:
- a CDS encoding FHA domain-containing serine/threonine-protein kinase, encoding MPWEPQTGDVVADRYRLTEFLGQGGFARVHRAVDGETNESVVLKHPNYTDSKNDPELIDEYFQKEVESLRRVSAAGGHENVMDLYDCVEDREVTFLVAQLVEDGLDLNEVIDRHGPIEDTEQVRQIGIDLCDAMGFLHENEIVYRDLKPENVLLTPDITPTLIDFNTATGFDPTSDPVSGDNGTTILGPYKPREVADATRTDVRQGPWSDVYSVGKTLLFLLKGSVPEKDGINPQQFGADCEAYLAEIVERATQTDHRDRYSNATVLKAVLEARDPTPPETASVVYRQQNKRFTVGPGDTIGRAGATGPPASITIEDPKDEYISSVQIQFDIEGDDWYLQDRSLNGTFVQQGGGWQRVLCESGRERLREVGEDPTDRHGHVPPESVPIHEGDLVALVHPTYGVTFEFHTE
- a CDS encoding halocyanin domain-containing protein translates to MTRRQFAQATAGMAALGATATVSAQESPDYGGWFSDVSNFEGTVDKRGQDTVEVTVGAQGNNGAFAFDPPAVMVNPGTEVVWTWTGEGGGHNVVSDGDGPLDSGSIVSEADTTYSHTFESEGIYKYVCTPHAGLGMKGAVVVRPGEPSGGTADSGSQSASETETTASTASETAASTDTNSGGETDQQQSGGAVTGPLGTFAAVIAIAFLSPLAFAALLRRRTDD
- a CDS encoding FHA domain-containing protein, giving the protein MPGTGETVECPICGVRFDPTTAGGWCTNPGCGEWQSDTGDERSGGAVVYSPTGDPDRLGLLEQAAAQADADSAGESVESTVDESDGAAQPAAEDPSLTCPDCGATHDDANFCIECGSRLDSDRNDTPESLRLAVCGRQVAVTDGDCVGRDIRAAMLDAGRSDDEAVRVHREHVRFRKEADGFYLVDLGDNPTRLNDRLLERGDREPVAPGDELGLSEVVTARVRHPENPTD
- a CDS encoding vWA domain-containing protein; translated protein: MTANVLTDVNRPYVPRGGTTVTAEIEVEPGRQERPPTRQIALCLDASGSMAGELIEQAREGAEWIFGLLEPTDYLSIVAFDNEVETVLEATRWGTIDRTAAVDLVTEISAGGGTDMYSGLLEANASLDGLPSDEDTVRRILLLSDGKDNRKDADDFAELAREIDREGIRIEAAGIGTEYREATIRSLGTAARGEWTHLARPGDIETFFGEAVEDAGSVVAPDAELELVVDNGVDISEVYRAIPQAQTVDPEWERNQATIRLPDLLDRETQCVVLKLRVPERATTGTVVLADVTLTARGETASGEITVEYTDDNDLLAEHVETVDIDHRETVVRTELGRGNVAAAQTEIEKMTEIHGDGTEAVEAAKRQTQIVSEGGRAEQSEATRVVTDEGVQE
- a CDS encoding DUF3179 domain-containing protein encodes the protein MHTRRSFLRGVGVAGVVGVAGCLGGDEPSAEESSNEPTATSDATGTPPPTAERSLHLAQDIGTLDGEVISGGVPKDGIPAIDEPTFQAAERASLDDGEPVFGLVRGGDTRAYPQRILVHHEIVNDTVDGDPVAVTYCPLTGTAQGFERGPVEFGVSGDLVNSNLVMYDRGTDSRWPQILATAIDGPLAGETLREFRVVWTTWGKWRAVHPGTEVLTEDTGYTRRYGDDPYGQYNPPGGYYASDRTLFEPLSRDDRAHPKSVVVGTRTADGALAFDKESLLAAGVLTGAIQGRQYVAVADDTLSTGYVYANPDGRTVENRADGYSLDGEPVAADSLPLERALAFDAMWFAWAGFYPGTGYVN
- a CDS encoding alpha/beta hydrolase, whose product is MSGPHQGQQLVTAGTALSDAQAAAVLVHGRGATARSIVQMGLDIHQEGLAILAPQAAGNTWYPNSFLAPVEENEPGRSSGLQAVEDAVDQAVDAGIPRESVLVGGFSQGACLASEYVARNPRRYGGLAALSGGLIGETVDPDSYDGEIEGTPVFIGCSDVDPHIPIERVHATTETFELLGGDVDERIYEGMGHGVNQDELDAVADLVVDLLET
- a CDS encoding protein phosphatase 2C domain-containing protein; amino-acid sequence: MRYSTHYDTGDAKRGDGINEDSLSMTVFEDGHREGHGIGSERGTDEPTPSSTRSVGVFVLADGAGGHDAGDVASYLATTGIAERLAPVAIRAARGRPERFDIEIDDGVLPEESTAVSLRSAITDAVVETHRDILRYVGSAGTRSYTTAVAGICLDGRLHLGWVGDSRTYVVNEATGRIARLTKDHALVQRWAEAGEIDELESQVHPRGNEITRALGGAGGGDAATATVEVDTRTVDLYAEDTVLVTSDGLVDAQTDAPALYRHYVDSGKSEAAAERIRDKAVTDENLRDVVLSADSLPAAGETFIEMANERGGKDNLSVLLFGDDGLPETPAEDSVPVRDIDPSRRPLDRDTALLSDE